One genomic region from Manis pentadactyla isolate mManPen7 chromosome 12, mManPen7.hap1, whole genome shotgun sequence encodes:
- the LOC130680113 gene encoding LOW QUALITY PROTEIN: DENN domain-containing protein 1B-like (The sequence of the model RefSeq protein was modified relative to this genomic sequence to represent the inferred CDS: inserted 1 base in 1 codon), giving the protein MDRRTRENPERTFDLVLKVKCHASENEDPMVLWKFPEDFGDQEVLQTVPKFCFPFDVDRVSQNQVGQHFTFVLTDIESKQRFGFCRLTSGGRICLCILSYLPWFEVYYKLLNTLADYLAKELENDLNETLKCLYNHPIPEANTSVPLSVHSYFIAPDVTGLPTIPESRNLTEYFVAVDVNKMLQLYASMLHERRVLVTSSKLSALTACLHGSAALLYPMYWQHIYIPVLPPHLLDYCXVSALKNKLKKQSTATGDGVARAFLRAQAALFGSYRDALRYKPVSASFHRYFNLLFYVSLEWGRKRNILSHLKKAS; this is encoded by the exons ATGGACCGCAGGACCAGGGAAAATCCAGAGAGAACCTTTGACTTGGTATTGAAAGTGAAATGTCATGCCTCAGAAAATGAAGATCCGATGGTTTTGTGGAAATTTCCAGAGGACTTTGGAGATCAGGAGGTACTACAGACTGTGCCCAAGTTCTGCTTCCCCTTCGACGTTGACAGAGTGTCTCAGAATCAAGTTGGACAGCACTTTACCTTCGTCCTGACAGACATTGAAAGTAAACAGAGATTTGGATTCTGCAGACTTACATCAGGAGGCAGAATCTGCTTATGCATCCTTAGTTACCTGCCTTGGTTTGAAGTATATTACAAGCTTCTAAATACTCTGGCAGATTACTTGGCTAAGGAACTGGAAAATGATTTGAATGAAACTCTCAAATGCCTGTATAACCACCCAATACCAGAGGCAAACACTTCTGTCCCCTTGAGTGTGCATTCGTACTTCATTGCCCCTGATGTAACTGGCCTCCCAACAATACCTGAGAGTAGAAATCTCACGGAGTACTTCGTCGCGGTGGATGTGAACAAGATGCTGCAGCTGTACGCCAGCATGCTGCACGAGCGGCGCGTCCTGGTCACCTCCAGCAAGCTGAGCGCCTTAACTGCCTGTCTCCACGGATCAGCTGCGCTGCTCTATCCAATGTATTGGCAGCATATATACATCCCGGTGCTCCCCCCACACCTGCTGGACTACT TGGTCTCGGCCCTGAAAAACAAACTGAAGAAGCAGTCTACCGCTACTGGGGACGGAGTAGCTAGGGCCTTTCTTAGGGCGCAGGCTGCTTTGTTTGGGTCCTACAGAGATGCCCTGAGATACAAACCTGTAAGCGCTTCATTTCATcgctattttaatttgcttttttatgtttctttggaatggggcagaaaaagaaacattttatcgCACCTTAAAAAAGCGTCATAA